One window of the Oceanicaulis sp. genome contains the following:
- the lnt gene encoding apolipoprotein N-acyltransferase, whose amino-acid sequence MSAAGPASAGRRALARWRALKGWPLYAALFALGALGVFAHAPYHSQPVLIAGYVALVWSLDASRRTARPWRAGFARAWWFGAGQFLAGTFWVANAFLVSAGDHAWLIWAPLILLPGGLALFWGAAGALYARFAPSGPERVCVFAALFLIAELLRATILSGFPWNLPGHVFAAGGAVSQAAALAGAFGLSALVLFAFAAPAALAGPGAAWRRAAPALTGLALLIGAWSFGAIRLADADVRETGLTVRVVQLAIEQADKRFERREAILEDYLDLSAQPGLEAVDVLVWPEGAIPALLLRDRALLERIRDRLSHNLILVTGTTRAEAGEGGAPDAYFNALAVLQIDEAVTLRAVYDKVKLVPFGESNPVHALTRPLGLDTLSQWGAAYTPGPGARTLSDTGLPPFSPLICYEVVYARFAPRGVDRANWLVNVSNDSWYGNTTGPRQHFNQARYRAIEEGLPMVRAASKGVSGQIDPYGRPVQVLGLDANAALDFRLLEPRGETIYARHGDWPWLSVFSLLLLGLGLLLRRSGAADPADGVRRRV is encoded by the coding sequence GTGAGCGCGGCCGGGCCGGCCTCTGCGGGCCGCAGGGCGCTCGCCCGCTGGCGCGCGCTGAAGGGCTGGCCGCTCTACGCGGCGCTGTTCGCGCTGGGCGCTCTCGGCGTGTTCGCGCATGCGCCCTACCACTCCCAGCCCGTCCTGATCGCCGGCTATGTCGCGCTGGTCTGGAGCCTGGACGCGTCTCGGCGCACCGCTCGGCCATGGCGCGCGGGTTTCGCCCGCGCCTGGTGGTTCGGCGCGGGCCAGTTCCTGGCCGGCACGTTCTGGGTTGCGAACGCCTTCCTCGTAAGCGCGGGCGATCACGCCTGGCTGATCTGGGCGCCGCTCATTCTCCTGCCGGGCGGGCTGGCGCTGTTCTGGGGCGCGGCCGGCGCGCTCTACGCCCGTTTCGCGCCCTCCGGCCCCGAGCGCGTCTGCGTGTTCGCCGCGCTGTTCCTGATCGCCGAGCTTCTGCGCGCCACGATCCTTTCAGGCTTTCCCTGGAACCTGCCGGGCCATGTCTTCGCCGCAGGCGGCGCGGTGAGCCAGGCCGCAGCGCTGGCGGGCGCGTTCGGGCTGAGCGCGCTCGTGCTTTTCGCTTTCGCCGCGCCCGCAGCGCTCGCCGGACCGGGCGCCGCCTGGCGGCGCGCCGCGCCTGCGCTGACGGGGCTCGCTTTGCTCATCGGGGCGTGGAGCTTCGGTGCGATCAGGCTTGCGGACGCGGACGTGCGGGAAACCGGCCTGACCGTCCGGGTCGTCCAGCTCGCCATCGAGCAGGCCGACAAGCGGTTCGAGCGCCGCGAGGCGATCCTGGAAGACTATCTCGACCTTTCCGCGCAGCCGGGTCTCGAGGCGGTGGACGTGCTGGTCTGGCCTGAGGGAGCGATTCCCGCTCTGCTCCTGCGCGATCGCGCCCTGCTCGAACGCATTCGCGACAGATTGTCGCATAATCTCATTCTCGTAACCGGTACGACCCGGGCCGAGGCGGGCGAAGGCGGCGCGCCGGACGCCTACTTCAACGCGCTCGCAGTTCTCCAGATAGACGAAGCTGTGACCCTTAGAGCGGTCTACGACAAGGTGAAACTCGTCCCCTTCGGCGAGAGCAATCCGGTTCATGCGCTGACCCGTCCGCTGGGGCTGGACACGCTCAGCCAGTGGGGCGCGGCCTACACACCGGGGCCCGGCGCGCGGACCCTGTCAGATACCGGGCTGCCACCGTTTTCTCCGCTGATATGCTATGAAGTGGTGTATGCCCGCTTCGCGCCGCGCGGCGTGGATCGGGCGAACTGGCTCGTCAACGTGTCCAACGATTCCTGGTACGGAAACACCACCGGACCGCGACAGCACTTCAACCAGGCGCGATATCGCGCGATCGAGGAGGGCCTTCCGATGGTGCGGGCGGCGTCGAAAGGCGTTTCAGGACAGATCGATCCGTATGGACGCCCTGTACAGGTCCTCGGGCTCGACGCGAACGCGGCATTGGACTTTCGATTGCTTGAGCCGCGCGGGGAAACTATTTACGCCCGGCATGGAGACTGGCCCTGGTTGAGCGTGTTCAGCTTGCTACTTCTGGGGCTCGGCTTGCTTCTGCGCCGGTCAGGGGCGGCGGATCCCGCCGATGGCGTACGGCGCCGTGTGTAA
- a CDS encoding helix-turn-helix domain-containing protein, with the protein MSNTPNPRGPNAVDRHVGSRVRLRRQLLNMSQEKLGEELGVTFQQVQKYERGTNRVGAGRLWHLARVLDVPVSFFYEGVSENARQPGFSEGDQTPIVDDFIQSADGVQLAQAFARIKDSKVRRRILELVRTLAAEEAEAAAPSK; encoded by the coding sequence ATGAGCAACACACCCAATCCCCGCGGTCCGAACGCCGTCGACCGCCATGTCGGCTCGCGCGTCCGCCTGCGCCGGCAGCTTCTGAACATGAGCCAGGAAAAGCTCGGTGAAGAACTCGGGGTGACGTTCCAGCAAGTCCAGAAATACGAGCGCGGCACCAACCGGGTCGGCGCGGGGCGGCTCTGGCATCTCGCCCGCGTGCTCGACGTGCCGGTGTCGTTTTTCTACGAAGGCGTCTCTGAAAACGCGCGTCAGCCGGGCTTCTCCGAAGGCGATCAGACCCCGATCGTGGACGATTTCATCCAGTCCGCAGACGGCGTCCAGCTCGCCCAGGCCTTCGCGCGCATCAAGGACTCCAAGGTCCGCCGCCGCATCCTTGAACTTGTCCGCACCCTCGCCGCGGAAGAGGCCGAAGCGGCTGCGCCGTCGAAATAG
- the metK gene encoding methionine adenosyltransferase, with product MARSSYLFTSESVSEGHPDKVCDRISDAIVDLFLSKDPVARVACETLTTTNRIVLAGEVRCAGDIDEAEIEQAARRAVKDIGYEQDGFHWETAAFQNYLHEQSADIAQGVDEGTGSYEEEGAGDQGIMFGFATDETPELMPAPITYSHQILKEMARLRKTGERPEFEPDAKSQVTLRYENGKPVAVTSVVVSTQHKDGVSLGDVRELVRPVVQKVLPEGWFPPEDEFYVNPTGKFVIGGPDGDAGLTGRKIIVDTYGGAAPHGGGAFSGKDPTKVDRSAAYVARYLAKNVVAAGLAKKCTIQLSYAIGVAKPLSVYVDTHGTGNVDEAKLENTLRELVDLRPKGIRTHLQLNRPIYERSAAYGHFGRTPDNDGGFSWEKTDLADALKSRF from the coding sequence GTGGCTCGATCGTCCTATCTGTTCACCAGCGAAAGCGTATCCGAAGGCCATCCGGACAAGGTGTGCGACCGCATCTCCGATGCGATCGTGGACCTGTTCCTGTCCAAGGACCCGGTGGCGCGCGTGGCCTGCGAGACCCTGACCACGACCAACCGGATCGTGCTGGCCGGCGAGGTGCGCTGCGCAGGCGATATAGACGAGGCCGAGATCGAGCAGGCCGCACGCCGCGCGGTGAAGGATATCGGCTACGAGCAGGACGGCTTCCACTGGGAGACGGCCGCGTTCCAGAACTATCTGCACGAGCAGTCCGCCGACATCGCCCAGGGCGTGGACGAAGGCACCGGCTCGTACGAAGAGGAAGGCGCCGGCGACCAGGGCATCATGTTCGGTTTCGCGACCGACGAGACGCCCGAGCTGATGCCCGCGCCGATCACCTACTCCCACCAGATCCTCAAGGAGATGGCGCGGCTGAGGAAAACCGGCGAGCGGCCCGAATTCGAACCCGACGCCAAGTCCCAGGTCACGCTGCGCTACGAGAACGGCAAGCCGGTCGCTGTCACCTCGGTCGTGGTCTCCACCCAGCACAAGGACGGGGTGAGCCTCGGCGACGTGCGCGAGCTGGTCCGTCCGGTGGTTCAGAAGGTCCTGCCCGAAGGCTGGTTCCCGCCCGAGGACGAGTTCTACGTCAACCCGACCGGCAAGTTCGTCATCGGCGGACCCGACGGCGACGCCGGCCTGACCGGGCGCAAGATCATCGTGGACACCTATGGCGGCGCGGCGCCCCATGGCGGCGGCGCGTTCTCCGGCAAGGATCCCACCAAGGTGGACCGCTCGGCGGCCTATGTCGCGCGCTATCTCGCCAAGAACGTCGTCGCGGCGGGCCTGGCGAAGAAGTGCACCATCCAGCTCAGCTACGCGATCGGGGTGGCCAAGCCGCTGTCGGTCTATGTCGACACGCACGGCACCGGAAACGTCGACGAGGCGAAGCTGGAGAACACGCTGCGCGAGCTGGTGGACCTGCGTCCCAAGGGCATCCGCACCCATCTCCAGCTCAACCGCCCGATCTACGAGCGCTCGGCCGCCTACGGCCATTTCGGCCGCACGCCGGACAATGACGGCGGCTTCTCCTGGGAGAAGACCGATCTGGCCGACGCGCTGAAGAGCCGCTTCTAG
- the trmB gene encoding tRNA (guanosine(46)-N7)-methyltransferase TrmB — MTETPQNRRLYGRAQGHKLTARQQTLVDTLGEALAWPDGGLDPSALLPDFDRHVLEIGFGAAEHLIEQAARAPQTGFIGIEPFLNGVAKALTGIEDRGLGNVRVKRADARDEIEAAPEAAFDQIYLLFPDPWPKKRHAKRRFVQDDTARQLARILKPGGRLRVATDVRAYADWAFPILLQTPGLNWTGAHPDDWRENPSDHVVTRYQSKHLGDIDPVFFDFVKG, encoded by the coding sequence ATGACCGAGACACCGCAGAACCGACGCCTTTATGGCCGCGCACAGGGCCACAAGCTCACCGCGCGCCAGCAGACCCTCGTCGACACGCTCGGCGAGGCGCTGGCCTGGCCGGACGGTGGGCTGGACCCGTCCGCGCTGCTGCCCGATTTCGATCGACACGTGCTGGAGATCGGCTTCGGCGCGGCGGAGCACCTGATCGAACAGGCTGCCCGTGCGCCGCAGACCGGCTTCATCGGGATCGAGCCCTTCCTGAACGGCGTCGCCAAGGCGCTGACCGGGATCGAGGATCGGGGCCTTGGAAATGTGCGCGTCAAGCGCGCCGACGCGCGTGACGAGATCGAGGCTGCGCCTGAGGCCGCGTTCGATCAGATCTATCTGCTCTTCCCCGATCCCTGGCCGAAGAAACGCCACGCCAAGCGCCGCTTCGTGCAGGACGACACCGCGCGTCAGCTCGCCCGGATTCTCAAGCCTGGCGGTCGGCTGCGCGTGGCGACCGACGTACGCGCCTACGCCGACTGGGCGTTTCCGATCCTGCTTCAGACGCCGGGACTGAACTGGACCGGCGCGCACCCTGACGACTGGCGCGAGAATCCGTCAGATCACGTGGTGACGCGCTATCAGTCCAAGCATCTGGGCGATATCGATCCGGTCTTCTTCGACTTCGTGAAGGGCTGA
- a CDS encoding RNA-binding protein — MSRGARTSRVKEPRERRCVATGEVKPEAELLRVALGPDGVLVPDLAARLPGRGGWVSADRASVDLAVKKRAFNRAFERPVEAPADLADRFEALLEARALSLLGLSRRAGRLAIGYDGARLALSKGAEPAWRIEASDASADGRGKLDRLAEAARPGLPVAACFSAEALGAALGRGGIVHAVLAQGPEAAGFGAAIGKLAGFRAIDPAGAQNG; from the coding sequence GTGAGCCGGGGCGCCAGAACCAGCCGGGTGAAGGAGCCGCGCGAGCGCAGGTGCGTGGCGACAGGCGAGGTGAAGCCCGAAGCCGAGCTGCTCAGGGTGGCGCTGGGGCCGGACGGTGTTCTGGTCCCCGACCTCGCCGCCAGGCTGCCCGGCCGGGGCGGCTGGGTGAGCGCGGACCGCGCCTCGGTCGATCTGGCGGTGAAAAAGCGGGCCTTCAACCGCGCTTTCGAGCGCCCGGTCGAAGCGCCCGCCGACCTCGCGGACCGCTTCGAGGCCCTTCTCGAAGCTCGTGCGTTGTCGCTGCTGGGCCTTTCAAGGCGCGCGGGACGGCTCGCGATAGGGTATGATGGGGCGAGGCTCGCCCTGTCGAAGGGGGCCGAGCCGGCCTGGCGGATCGAGGCGAGCGACGCGAGCGCCGACGGGCGCGGCAAGCTCGACCGGCTCGCCGAGGCCGCCCGGCCCGGCCTTCCGGTCGCCGCCTGCTTCAGCGCCGAGGCGCTGGGCGCGGCGCTTGGACGCGGCGGGATCGTGCATGCGGTCCTGGCGCAGGGGCCTGAAGCAGCCGGGTTCGGCGCGGCGATCGGCAAGCTCGCCGGTTTTCGCGCCATAGACCCGGCGGGCGCACAGAACGGTTGA
- a CDS encoding hemolysin family protein — protein sequence MTDPASRSLLARLTRAFNRPASQAEPAPVENGVSVEGAAGGDLLLNVQNFHEKRVQDVMVPRADVTAVDIDTPLKELAKIFGEAAHSRLPVFRETLDDPVGVAHIKDVVGYLSRYAEQGGAGGEDWGEAKILPAIRRPLLYVPPSMRALDLLLKMQSRRQHMALVVDEFGGTDGLVTLEDLLEPIVGDIEDEHDETEPASVKSKGAACWEADARAEITELEAVIGQDIATDEEEADVDTLGGLVFRLAGRVPERGEVLAHPSGFEFEVLDSDPRRIKRVRVRPAAPAPEEPAKAASANGAA from the coding sequence ATGACAGACCCTGCGTCTCGAAGTCTTCTGGCGCGCCTGACGCGCGCCTTCAACCGCCCGGCCAGTCAGGCCGAGCCCGCCCCTGTCGAGAACGGCGTAAGCGTCGAAGGCGCGGCGGGCGGCGATCTTCTGCTGAACGTGCAGAATTTCCATGAAAAGCGGGTGCAGGACGTCATGGTCCCGCGCGCCGACGTCACTGCGGTCGACATCGACACCCCGCTGAAAGAACTCGCCAAGATTTTCGGCGAGGCCGCCCATTCGCGCCTGCCGGTGTTCCGCGAGACCCTCGACGATCCGGTCGGCGTGGCGCACATCAAGGACGTGGTCGGCTATCTGTCGCGTTACGCCGAGCAGGGCGGCGCAGGCGGCGAGGACTGGGGCGAGGCGAAGATCCTGCCCGCCATCCGCCGGCCGCTTCTGTACGTGCCGCCGTCCATGCGCGCGCTCGACCTACTTCTGAAGATGCAGTCGCGCCGCCAGCACATGGCGCTGGTCGTCGACGAGTTCGGCGGCACGGACGGCCTTGTGACGCTGGAAGACCTGCTCGAACCGATCGTCGGCGACATCGAGGACGAGCACGACGAAACCGAGCCGGCCAGCGTCAAGTCCAAGGGCGCAGCCTGCTGGGAAGCCGATGCGCGCGCGGAGATCACCGAGCTTGAAGCGGTGATCGGCCAGGACATCGCCACCGACGAGGAAGAAGCCGACGTCGACACGCTCGGCGGTCTGGTCTTCCGCCTCGCCGGACGCGTGCCCGAGCGCGGCGAAGTGCTGGCCCACCCGTCGGGCTTTGAATTCGAGGTGCTCGATTCAGATCCGCGCCGGATCAAGCGCGTGCGCGTGCGTCCCGCCGCGCCCGCGCCTGAAGAGCCGGCGAAAGCCGCTTCGGCGAACGGCGCGGCGTGA
- the nusA gene encoding transcription termination factor NusA yields MAIGVSANKLEILQIARAVAAEKMIDESIVLEAIEEAIQKAARSRYGAELDIHCDIDPKTGEMRLTSRTTVVEEVENDTHELTLEQAKRRDPEAFVGKVYEEELPPIEFGRVASQTAKQVITQKVREAERRRQYEEYKDRVGEIVNGIVKRVEYGNVIVDLGKAEGIIRRSDGIPRESLQVNDRVRAYIYDVREEVRGPQIFLSRAHPDFMAALFAQEVPEVYEGVIEIPRVARDPGSRAKIAVISNDSSIDPVGACVGMRGSRVQAVVNELAGEKIDIIPWNPDPATFIVNALQPAEVAKVVLDEDDQRIEVVVPDEQLSLAIGRRGQNVRLASQLTGWAIDILTEEEESERRQKEFSERTALFMEALDVDEVIAQLLATEGFADMEDLAFVELDEIAVIEGFDDDTASEIQTRAREYLEKVAAEQDAKRKELGVEDAVLEIEGVDLPMAVRFGENEVLTVEDVAGLTPDDLRGWYETRDGERVREPGILDGFDISAEDAEQLIMRARVEAGWIEADALTPEPEETEDGVEDEAGDVDLDDIDLADLEAEAERLGVDLSELLGEDPGLAVEDTGDAPAEDADPDREDDEER; encoded by the coding sequence ATGGCCATCGGGGTCAGCGCCAACAAGCTGGAAATCCTGCAGATCGCGCGTGCGGTCGCCGCCGAGAAGATGATCGACGAATCCATTGTCCTCGAGGCGATCGAGGAAGCGATCCAGAAGGCCGCGCGCTCGCGCTACGGCGCCGAGCTGGACATTCATTGCGACATCGATCCCAAGACCGGCGAGATGCGGCTGACCAGCCGCACCACCGTGGTCGAGGAGGTCGAGAACGACACTCACGAGCTGACGCTGGAACAGGCCAAGCGCCGCGATCCCGAAGCCTTCGTCGGCAAGGTCTATGAAGAAGAGCTGCCGCCGATCGAGTTCGGCCGGGTCGCCAGCCAGACCGCCAAACAGGTCATCACCCAGAAGGTCCGCGAGGCCGAGCGCCGCCGCCAGTACGAAGAGTACAAGGACCGCGTGGGCGAGATCGTCAACGGCATCGTCAAGCGTGTCGAGTACGGCAACGTCATCGTCGATCTGGGCAAGGCCGAAGGCATCATCCGGCGCTCCGACGGCATTCCGCGCGAAAGCCTTCAGGTCAACGACCGCGTCCGCGCCTATATCTACGATGTGCGCGAGGAGGTCCGCGGCCCGCAGATCTTCCTCAGCCGCGCGCATCCGGACTTCATGGCGGCCCTGTTCGCCCAGGAAGTGCCCGAAGTCTACGAAGGCGTCATCGAGATCCCGCGCGTGGCGCGCGATCCGGGCAGCCGCGCGAAGATCGCCGTGATCTCCAACGACAGCTCAATCGATCCGGTCGGCGCCTGCGTGGGCATGCGCGGCAGCCGGGTTCAGGCCGTCGTCAACGAACTCGCCGGCGAGAAGATCGACATCATTCCATGGAATCCCGATCCGGCGACCTTCATCGTCAACGCCCTGCAGCCCGCCGAAGTGGCCAAGGTCGTGCTCGACGAGGACGATCAGCGCATCGAGGTCGTGGTGCCTGACGAGCAGCTGTCGCTGGCCATCGGCCGGCGCGGCCAGAACGTGCGCCTGGCCAGCCAGCTGACCGGCTGGGCCATCGACATCCTCACCGAGGAAGAAGAGTCCGAGCGCCGTCAGAAAGAATTCTCCGAGCGCACCGCGCTGTTCATGGAGGCGCTGGACGTCGACGAGGTCATCGCCCAGCTGCTGGCCACCGAAGGCTTCGCGGACATGGAAGACCTCGCCTTCGTCGAGCTCGACGAGATCGCGGTCATCGAGGGCTTCGACGACGACACGGCGTCTGAAATCCAGACCCGCGCGCGCGAATACCTCGAAAAGGTCGCCGCCGAGCAGGACGCCAAGCGCAAGGAGCTGGGTGTCGAGGACGCGGTGCTCGAGATCGAGGGCGTGGACCTGCCGATGGCGGTGCGCTTCGGCGAGAACGAGGTCCTGACCGTCGAGGACGTGGCCGGCCTGACCCCGGACGATCTGCGCGGCTGGTACGAGACCCGCGACGGCGAGCGCGTGCGCGAGCCGGGCATTCTGGACGGGTTCGACATCTCCGCCGAAGACGCCGAGCAGCTGATCATGCGCGCCCGGGTCGAGGCAGGCTGGATCGAGGCCGACGCGCTCACGCCCGAGCCTGAAGAAACAGAGGACGGGGTTGAAGACGAGGCCGGCGATGTCGATCTCGACGATATCGACCTCGCCGATCTCGAAGCCGAAGCCGAGCGCCTGGGCGTCGATCTCTCCGAACTGCTCGGCGAAGATCCCGGTCTCGCCGTCGAGGACACGGGCGACGCGCCCGCCGAGGACGCTGATCCCGATCGCGAAGACGACGAGGAGCGCTGA
- the rimP gene encoding ribosome maturation factor RimP: MKARTPQDERVLDLAEPVAETLGMEIVRVRVMGGKKTTVQIMAERSDGTMNVEDCAKLSRALSDIFEEADPISGEYDLEVSSPGIDRPLTALDHFARWEGFEAKLELDRLVENRKRFRGVLAGVEDGNVMIDLKGEEDTALIPFDWIADAKLILTDALIAASLKGRPAAPDQTSNDKKDA; the protein is encoded by the coding sequence ATGAAGGCGCGTACGCCCCAAGACGAGCGGGTGCTCGATCTCGCCGAGCCGGTCGCCGAGACCCTCGGCATGGAGATCGTGCGCGTGCGCGTGATGGGCGGCAAGAAGACCACCGTGCAGATCATGGCCGAGCGCAGCGACGGAACGATGAACGTCGAGGACTGCGCGAAGCTGTCGCGCGCCCTGTCGGACATCTTCGAGGAAGCCGATCCGATCAGCGGCGAATACGATCTCGAGGTCAGCTCGCCGGGCATCGACCGGCCGCTCACCGCGCTCGATCACTTCGCGCGCTGGGAAGGATTCGAAGCCAAGCTCGAACTCGACCGGCTGGTGGAGAACCGCAAGCGCTTCCGCGGCGTGCTCGCCGGGGTCGAGGACGGTAACGTCATGATCGACCTCAAGGGCGAAGAAGACACCGCGCTCATCCCGTTCGACTGGATCGCGGACGCCAAACTCATACTCACCGACGCGCTGATCGCGGCGAGCCTGAAGGGCCGCCCGGCCGCGCCGGACCAGACTTCCAACGACAAGAAGGACGCATAG